One genomic window of Dama dama isolate Ldn47 chromosome 7, ASM3311817v1, whole genome shotgun sequence includes the following:
- the KLC4 gene encoding kinesin light chain 4 isoform X2, whose translation MSGLVLGQRDEPAGHRLSQEEILGSTRLVSQGLEALHSEHQAVLQSLSQTIECLQQGGHEEGLVHEKARQLRRSMENIELGLSEAQVMLALANHLSTVESEKQKLRAQVRRLCQENQWLRDELAGTQQRLQRSEQAVAQLEEEKKHLEFLGQLRQYDEDGHSAEEKEGDASKDSLDDLFPNEEEEDPSNGLSRGQGAQHSGYEIPARLRTLHNLVIQYAAQGRYEVAVPLCKQALEDLERTSGRGHPDVATMLNILALVYRDQNKYKEAALLLNDALSIRESTLGRDHPAVAATLNNLAVLYGKRGKYKEAEPLCQRALEIREKVLGTNHPDVAKQLNNLALLCQNQGKYEAVERYYRRALAIYEGQLGPDNPNVARTKNNLASCYLKQGKYAEAETLYKEILTRAHVQEFGSVDDDHKPIWMHAEEREEMSKSLHREGSTPYAEYGGWYKACKVSSPTVNTTLRNLGALYRRQGKLEAAETLEECALRSRKQGTDPISQTKVAELLGEGDSGRSPHEGLGGSVKFEGGDDASVAVEWSGDGSGALQRSGSLGKIRDVLRRSSELLVRKLQGSEPRPSSNMKRAASLNYLNQPSAAPLQVSRGLSASSMDLSSSS comes from the exons ATGTCGGGCCTGGTGTTGGGACAGCGGGATGAGCCTGCAGGGCACCGGCTCAGCCAGGAGGAGATCTTGGGGAGCACTCGTCTGGTGAGCCAGGGGCTGGAAGCCCTCCACAGTGAACACCAGGCTGTGCTGCAAAGCCTCTCCCAGACCATCGAGTGTCTGCAGCAAGGCGGCCATGAAGAAGGCCTGGTGCATGAGAAGGCGCGGCAGCTGCGCCGTTCCATGGAAAACATCGAGCTGGGGCTGAGTGAAGCCCAG GTGATGCTGGCTTTGGCCAACCACCTGAGCACAGTGGAGTCGGAGAAACAGAAGTTGCGGGCGCAGGTCCGGCGGCTCTGCCAGGAGAACCAGTGGCTCCGGGACGAGCTGGCCGGCACCCAGCAGCGGCTCCAGCGCAGCGAACAGGCCGTGGCTcagctggaggaggagaagaagcacCTGGAGTTCCTGGGGCAGCTGCGGCAGTACGACGAGGATGGGCACTCTGCG gaggagaaggaaggtgaCGCCTCCAAGGATTCCCTGGATGACCTCTTCCCCAACGAGGAGGAAGAGGACCCCAGCAATGGCT TGTCCCGTGGCCAGGGCGCCCAGCACAGCGGCTATGAGATCCCAGCGAGGCTGCGGACACTGCATAACCTGGTGATCCAGTACGCAGCCCAGGGTCGCTATGAGGTGGCCGTGCCGCTCTGCAAGCAGGCGCTGGAGGACCTGGAGCGCACGTCTGGCCGCGGCCACCCCGACGTGGCCACCATGCTCAACATCCTGGCTCTGGTGTATCG GGACCAGAATAAGTACAAGGAAGCGGCCCTCCTGCTCAATGACGCCCTCAGCATCCGGGAGAGCACCCTGGGCCGGGACCACCCTGCC GTGGCGGCCACACTCAACAACCTGGCTGTGCTCTATGGGAAGAGGGGCAAATACAAGGAGGCGGAGCCGCTGTGCCAGCGGGCGCTGGAGATTCGAGAAAAG GTCCTGGGTACCAACCACCCGGATGTGGCAAAGCAGCTGAACAACCTGGCCCTGTTGTGCCAAAACCAGGGCAAGTATGAGGCTGTGGAACGCTATTATCGGCGGGCACTGGCCATTTATGAGGGGCAGCTGGGGCCGGACAACCCTAACGTAGCCCGGACCAAGAACAACCTG GCTTCCTGTTACCTGAAACAAGGCAAGTATGCTGAAGCAGAGACTCTCTACAAGGAGATCCTGACACGTGCCCATGTGCAGGAGTTTGGCTCTGTGGATG ATGACCACAAGCCCATCTGGATGCATGCAGAGGAGCGGGAAGAAATGAGCAAA AGCCTGCACCGTGAGGGCAGCACACCCTACGCCGAGTATGGAGGCTGGTACAAGGCCTGCAAAGTGAGCAG CCCCACAGTGAACACAACCTTGAGGAACCTCGGAGCTCTGTACAGGCGCCAGGGAAAGCTGGAGGCAGCTGAGACCCTGGAGGAATGTGCCCTGCGCTCCCGGAAACAG gGCACTGACCCGATCAGCCAGACCAAGGTGGCTGAGCTGCTTGGGGAGGGTGACAGTGGAAGGAGCCCCCACGAGGGCCTGGGGGGCAGCGTGAAGTTTGAGGGAGGTGATGACGCCTCGGTGGCTGTGGAGTGGTCAGGG GATGGCAGTGGGGCACTGCAGAGGAGCGGCTCTCTGGGCAAGATCCGAGATGTGCTTCGTAGAAGCAGCGAACTCCTGGTGAGGAAGCTCCAGGGGTCTGAGCCCCGGCCTTCCAG CAACATGAAGCGGGCAGCCTCCTTGAACTATCTGAACCAGCCCAGTGCAGCGCCGCTCCAG GTCTCCCGGGGTCTCAGTGCCAGCAGCATGGACCTCTCTTCAAGCAGCTGA
- the KLC4 gene encoding kinesin light chain 4 isoform X3, translated as MSGLVLGQRDEPAGHRLSQEEILGSTRLVSQGLEALHSEHQAVLQSLSQTIECLQQGGHEEGLVHEKARQLRRSMENIELGLSEAQVMLALANHLSTVESEKQKLRAQVRRLCQENQWLRDELAGTQQRLQRSEQAVAQLEEEKKHLEFLGQLRQYDEDGHSAEEKEGDASKDSLDDLFPNEEEEDPSNGLSRGQGAQHSGYEIPARLRTLHNLVIQYAAQGRYEVAVPLCKQALEDLERTSGRGHPDVATMLNILALVYRDQNKYKEAALLLNDALSIRESTLGRDHPAVAATLNNLAVLYGKRGKYKEAEPLCQRALEIREKVLGTNHPDVAKQLNNLALLCQNQGKYEAVERYYRRALAIYEGQLGPDNPNVARTKNNLASCYLKQGKYAEAETLYKEILTRAHVQEFGSVDDDHKPIWMHAEEREEMSKSLHREGSTPYAEYGGWYKACKVSSPTVNTTLRNLGALYRRQGKLEAAETLEECALRSRKQDGSGALQRSGSLGKIRDVLRRSSELLVRKLQGSEPRPSSSNMKRAASLNYLNQPSAAPLQVSRGLSASSMDLSSSS; from the exons ATGTCGGGCCTGGTGTTGGGACAGCGGGATGAGCCTGCAGGGCACCGGCTCAGCCAGGAGGAGATCTTGGGGAGCACTCGTCTGGTGAGCCAGGGGCTGGAAGCCCTCCACAGTGAACACCAGGCTGTGCTGCAAAGCCTCTCCCAGACCATCGAGTGTCTGCAGCAAGGCGGCCATGAAGAAGGCCTGGTGCATGAGAAGGCGCGGCAGCTGCGCCGTTCCATGGAAAACATCGAGCTGGGGCTGAGTGAAGCCCAG GTGATGCTGGCTTTGGCCAACCACCTGAGCACAGTGGAGTCGGAGAAACAGAAGTTGCGGGCGCAGGTCCGGCGGCTCTGCCAGGAGAACCAGTGGCTCCGGGACGAGCTGGCCGGCACCCAGCAGCGGCTCCAGCGCAGCGAACAGGCCGTGGCTcagctggaggaggagaagaagcacCTGGAGTTCCTGGGGCAGCTGCGGCAGTACGACGAGGATGGGCACTCTGCG gaggagaaggaaggtgaCGCCTCCAAGGATTCCCTGGATGACCTCTTCCCCAACGAGGAGGAAGAGGACCCCAGCAATGGCT TGTCCCGTGGCCAGGGCGCCCAGCACAGCGGCTATGAGATCCCAGCGAGGCTGCGGACACTGCATAACCTGGTGATCCAGTACGCAGCCCAGGGTCGCTATGAGGTGGCCGTGCCGCTCTGCAAGCAGGCGCTGGAGGACCTGGAGCGCACGTCTGGCCGCGGCCACCCCGACGTGGCCACCATGCTCAACATCCTGGCTCTGGTGTATCG GGACCAGAATAAGTACAAGGAAGCGGCCCTCCTGCTCAATGACGCCCTCAGCATCCGGGAGAGCACCCTGGGCCGGGACCACCCTGCC GTGGCGGCCACACTCAACAACCTGGCTGTGCTCTATGGGAAGAGGGGCAAATACAAGGAGGCGGAGCCGCTGTGCCAGCGGGCGCTGGAGATTCGAGAAAAG GTCCTGGGTACCAACCACCCGGATGTGGCAAAGCAGCTGAACAACCTGGCCCTGTTGTGCCAAAACCAGGGCAAGTATGAGGCTGTGGAACGCTATTATCGGCGGGCACTGGCCATTTATGAGGGGCAGCTGGGGCCGGACAACCCTAACGTAGCCCGGACCAAGAACAACCTG GCTTCCTGTTACCTGAAACAAGGCAAGTATGCTGAAGCAGAGACTCTCTACAAGGAGATCCTGACACGTGCCCATGTGCAGGAGTTTGGCTCTGTGGATG ATGACCACAAGCCCATCTGGATGCATGCAGAGGAGCGGGAAGAAATGAGCAAA AGCCTGCACCGTGAGGGCAGCACACCCTACGCCGAGTATGGAGGCTGGTACAAGGCCTGCAAAGTGAGCAG CCCCACAGTGAACACAACCTTGAGGAACCTCGGAGCTCTGTACAGGCGCCAGGGAAAGCTGGAGGCAGCTGAGACCCTGGAGGAATGTGCCCTGCGCTCCCGGAAACAG GATGGCAGTGGGGCACTGCAGAGGAGCGGCTCTCTGGGCAAGATCCGAGATGTGCTTCGTAGAAGCAGCGAACTCCTGGTGAGGAAGCTCCAGGGGTCTGAGCCCCGGCCTTCCAG CAGCAACATGAAGCGGGCAGCCTCCTTGAACTATCTGAACCAGCCCAGTGCAGCGCCGCTCCAG GTCTCCCGGGGTCTCAGTGCCAGCAGCATGGACCTCTCTTCAAGCAGCTGA
- the KLC4 gene encoding kinesin light chain 4 isoform X1, translated as MSGLVLGQRDEPAGHRLSQEEILGSTRLVSQGLEALHSEHQAVLQSLSQTIECLQQGGHEEGLVHEKARQLRRSMENIELGLSEAQVMLALANHLSTVESEKQKLRAQVRRLCQENQWLRDELAGTQQRLQRSEQAVAQLEEEKKHLEFLGQLRQYDEDGHSAEEKEGDASKDSLDDLFPNEEEEDPSNGLSRGQGAQHSGYEIPARLRTLHNLVIQYAAQGRYEVAVPLCKQALEDLERTSGRGHPDVATMLNILALVYRDQNKYKEAALLLNDALSIRESTLGRDHPAVAATLNNLAVLYGKRGKYKEAEPLCQRALEIREKVLGTNHPDVAKQLNNLALLCQNQGKYEAVERYYRRALAIYEGQLGPDNPNVARTKNNLASCYLKQGKYAEAETLYKEILTRAHVQEFGSVDDDHKPIWMHAEEREEMSKSLHREGSTPYAEYGGWYKACKVSSPTVNTTLRNLGALYRRQGKLEAAETLEECALRSRKQGTDPISQTKVAELLGEGDSGRSPHEGLGGSVKFEGGDDASVAVEWSGDGSGALQRSGSLGKIRDVLRRSSELLVRKLQGSEPRPSSSNMKRAASLNYLNQPSAAPLQVSRGLSASSMDLSSSS; from the exons ATGTCGGGCCTGGTGTTGGGACAGCGGGATGAGCCTGCAGGGCACCGGCTCAGCCAGGAGGAGATCTTGGGGAGCACTCGTCTGGTGAGCCAGGGGCTGGAAGCCCTCCACAGTGAACACCAGGCTGTGCTGCAAAGCCTCTCCCAGACCATCGAGTGTCTGCAGCAAGGCGGCCATGAAGAAGGCCTGGTGCATGAGAAGGCGCGGCAGCTGCGCCGTTCCATGGAAAACATCGAGCTGGGGCTGAGTGAAGCCCAG GTGATGCTGGCTTTGGCCAACCACCTGAGCACAGTGGAGTCGGAGAAACAGAAGTTGCGGGCGCAGGTCCGGCGGCTCTGCCAGGAGAACCAGTGGCTCCGGGACGAGCTGGCCGGCACCCAGCAGCGGCTCCAGCGCAGCGAACAGGCCGTGGCTcagctggaggaggagaagaagcacCTGGAGTTCCTGGGGCAGCTGCGGCAGTACGACGAGGATGGGCACTCTGCG gaggagaaggaaggtgaCGCCTCCAAGGATTCCCTGGATGACCTCTTCCCCAACGAGGAGGAAGAGGACCCCAGCAATGGCT TGTCCCGTGGCCAGGGCGCCCAGCACAGCGGCTATGAGATCCCAGCGAGGCTGCGGACACTGCATAACCTGGTGATCCAGTACGCAGCCCAGGGTCGCTATGAGGTGGCCGTGCCGCTCTGCAAGCAGGCGCTGGAGGACCTGGAGCGCACGTCTGGCCGCGGCCACCCCGACGTGGCCACCATGCTCAACATCCTGGCTCTGGTGTATCG GGACCAGAATAAGTACAAGGAAGCGGCCCTCCTGCTCAATGACGCCCTCAGCATCCGGGAGAGCACCCTGGGCCGGGACCACCCTGCC GTGGCGGCCACACTCAACAACCTGGCTGTGCTCTATGGGAAGAGGGGCAAATACAAGGAGGCGGAGCCGCTGTGCCAGCGGGCGCTGGAGATTCGAGAAAAG GTCCTGGGTACCAACCACCCGGATGTGGCAAAGCAGCTGAACAACCTGGCCCTGTTGTGCCAAAACCAGGGCAAGTATGAGGCTGTGGAACGCTATTATCGGCGGGCACTGGCCATTTATGAGGGGCAGCTGGGGCCGGACAACCCTAACGTAGCCCGGACCAAGAACAACCTG GCTTCCTGTTACCTGAAACAAGGCAAGTATGCTGAAGCAGAGACTCTCTACAAGGAGATCCTGACACGTGCCCATGTGCAGGAGTTTGGCTCTGTGGATG ATGACCACAAGCCCATCTGGATGCATGCAGAGGAGCGGGAAGAAATGAGCAAA AGCCTGCACCGTGAGGGCAGCACACCCTACGCCGAGTATGGAGGCTGGTACAAGGCCTGCAAAGTGAGCAG CCCCACAGTGAACACAACCTTGAGGAACCTCGGAGCTCTGTACAGGCGCCAGGGAAAGCTGGAGGCAGCTGAGACCCTGGAGGAATGTGCCCTGCGCTCCCGGAAACAG gGCACTGACCCGATCAGCCAGACCAAGGTGGCTGAGCTGCTTGGGGAGGGTGACAGTGGAAGGAGCCCCCACGAGGGCCTGGGGGGCAGCGTGAAGTTTGAGGGAGGTGATGACGCCTCGGTGGCTGTGGAGTGGTCAGGG GATGGCAGTGGGGCACTGCAGAGGAGCGGCTCTCTGGGCAAGATCCGAGATGTGCTTCGTAGAAGCAGCGAACTCCTGGTGAGGAAGCTCCAGGGGTCTGAGCCCCGGCCTTCCAG CAGCAACATGAAGCGGGCAGCCTCCTTGAACTATCTGAACCAGCCCAGTGCAGCGCCGCTCCAG GTCTCCCGGGGTCTCAGTGCCAGCAGCATGGACCTCTCTTCAAGCAGCTGA